A genome region from Triticum aestivum cultivar Chinese Spring chromosome 2B, IWGSC CS RefSeq v2.1, whole genome shotgun sequence includes the following:
- the LOC123047108 gene encoding uncharacterized protein — MSNSSSSAVREEILPLIPCPDCGDRLMTWIAQGGANAGHRFYKCVNREVGLCGFIIVIFGTDQQPLQATHQPAPSVHRRARLPDSNQDLNRAFQQARNIRADPQGREACRWVN; from the exons ATGTCTAATTCATCTTCCTCCGCCGTGCGGGAGGAGATTCTGCCCCTCATCCCGTGCCCCGACTGCGGCGACCGGCTTATGACCTGGATTGCTCAGGGTGGAGCGAACGCTGGGCATCGGTTCTATAAGTGCGTTAACAGAGAG GTTGGGTTATGCGGATTCATAATCGTCATTTTTGGCACTGATCAGCAGCCACTCCAAGCAACTCATCAGCCGGCACCCTCCGTGCATCGTAGAGCTCGTCTTCCGGACTCAAATCAGGACCTGAACCGTGCATTTCAGCAGGCACGCAATATACGTGCTGATCCACAAGGCAGGGAGGCTTGCCGCTGGGTGAATTAA